GAAGATCCCAACCGCCACCGGCCAGCAGAGCGTCGAGCTGGGGCTGGTCATCAGCGCCCTCACCTTCTTCCTCATCGCCTACTTCATCACCGCCCGCCTCACCCGCAGGCTGCAGTCCATCGCCGTCAACCGGGGCCGCATCGCGGAAGCCCAGGCGAACACCTTCCGCAACTGGCTGATGATCCTGGCGGGCATCGTCCTCGCCCTCACCACCCTGCACATCCTGAGAATCCCGCTCACGGTCTTCGCGTTCTTCGGTGGTGCCCTGGCCATCGGCCTTGGTTTCGGCACCCAGACCCTGATCAAGAATTTCATCAGCGGCATCATCGTGCTGTTCGAGCGGAAAATCCGGGTGGGTGACATCATCGAGGTCGATGCCTCCACCACCGGCACCATCACGGAGATCAACACCCGCTCCTCCGTGCTGCGGAATGCCGAAGGAAAAGAGACGCTGATCCCCAACTCCCTGTTCCTGGAAAACCGCGTGACCAACCTCACGCTTTCCAACCGCCGCGTGCGCCGCTCCATCCGGCTGGGGGTCGCCCACGGCAGCGACGCATCCCAGGTGATGGCGGTGATGAAGGAATGCGCGGAGCGTCATGGCCTGATCCTGAAGGAACCCGCGCCGTTGGTGACCCTGGATGACATCAATCCGGGTGGCATGACCTTCATGGTCTATTTCTGGACGGAGTTCAACAGCAAGACGGACTCCAACATCGTCTCCAGCGACATCCGCATCATGATCGACAAACGCTTCTCGGAGGCCGGCATCAGCTTCCAGAACTCGGACATGACCCTGCGTGCGGATGCACCGCTGCCGCTGGAAATGGTCCGCCAGGCACCTGCCCCCGCTCCCGAACAAAAGCGCGCCATCCCATGAAGTCGGACGCGGAATGGATGGAACTCGCGCTGGCGAAGGCCCGCAAGGGCATCGGCCGGACGGCTCCCAACCCACCTGTCGGCTCCGTGATCGTGAAGGACGGCGTGTTGCTCGGCAGCGGCTACCACCACGCCGCGGGGAAACCCCACGCGGAGCGGGAGGCGCTGGCGGATTTGTTCAAACGCCATGGCAAAAACGCCGCACGCGGTGCCACCGCCTACGTGACGCTGGAACCCTGCTCGACCCATGGCCGCACCCCGCCCTGCACGGACGGGTTGATCGAAGCCGGGATCTCCCGCGTGGTGTATGCCACCGTGGACCGGAATCCGTCCCATGCCGGACGCGCGGACAGCATCCTGCGGGACGCGGGGATCGAGGTCGCTTCCGGCGTGATGAAGGAAGAGGCGGACAGGATCCTGCTGCCATTTTTCAAGGTGAAGGAAACCGGGCTGCCATGGATCATCTGGAAAACGGCCATTAGCCTGGACGGTCGCATCACCCGTCCTCCGGGGGAGGGCCAGTGGCTGACCGGACCGGAAGCACGCAATGACGTCCAGAAGCTGCGCTCCACCGTGGACGCCATCCTCACCACCGGGGAGACCGTCCGCCGCGACCACCCCGCGCTCACCATCCGCGTCCCGGAACTGCTGGAAGGCCGGACCCAACCATGGCGCGTGATCTTCACCGACCATCCATCCTCCCTTCCCCAGGATGCGCCGCTGCTTTCCGACGGGTGGCGGCACCGCACCCTCATCCGCTCCCGCTCCGGCCTCGGGGAATCCCTGCGCGCCCTGGTGCGTGACCAAGGCGTGCTGAGCGTGATGATCGAGGCTGGCGGCGTGTTTTCCGCCGCGATGATCGAAGCGGGCTTCATCGACGAGGCCGTCATCTACTACGCCCCGATGCTCTGCGGCGGCCCGTCCCCCGGACTGGCGGGAGAGGGACTGCACCCGTCCCTCAAAATGAAAGATGTCTCCTTCGAACAACTCGGAGGAGACATCAGGATATCGGGTCTGGTGGACCGTTGAAGCTCAGCGGAAAATGCCACCGATCACGCGGCGCACCTCATCGCGGCGCGCGTCATGGAAATCACGCGGCGACGGGCCACGGCCGTGGTATCCGCGGTCATAGCCCCGCTCATCGCAGCGGTCGCGGCCATAACCGCTACGGTATCCACCGTAGCCACCGCGGCTGTGGTGGTAGCTGACGGGAAGGATGCGGGTGCCCCAGACGGCGTGGCCGTAACGGTCGACATGGACGACGTAACGCTCGGTGTAGATCGGCGTGCCACAGGAGGCACGGCCGCTGATGTAGACGCTGCTGCCGTGGTAGGACTCCCGGCAATGTTCGCGGGCTTCGGACTTGGAAGCGGAAACCGCGATCATGGCGATGGCGGCGATGGCGGAGGCGATGGTTTTCATGAGTTGGTATCTCGGTTACGGAATCTCTGACGAAGCCGCCGCACGGATATTCACCAACCCATGGAATTATTTTTTCCTCACGGAAAAAGACCGCGCGCGGCCTTCGCATCGGCCACCGTCTTGATGGCGATCGCCTGTGCGGCCATGCGGTGGGAGACGCCGTTCCGCCGTGCGAAGCCGGTGACTTTCTCGAAGCTGGCGTGCAGCAGGGTCTCCAGCTTTGTGATCACCTCGCGCTCCGTCCACTGGAACCGCTGGAGGTTCTGCACCCACTCGAAGTAGGACACGGTCACGCCGCCCGCATTGCACAGGATGTCAGGGATCACGAAGATGTCATTCCGCGCGTCGATGACGCGGTCCGCGTCCGGCGTGGTCGGGCCGTTGGCACCTTCCGCGAGGATGCGGCACTTCAGGCGGGGTGCGTTCTCCCCGGTGATCACGCGGTCGAGCGCGCACGGCGCGAGGATGTCGCACGGCTGCTCCAGCAGCTCCTCCCCGCCGATGGCATCCGCCCCCGGAAACCCGGACAACGTACGATGTTCATCGTAGTGAACGCGGAGCGCCTTGATGTCGATGCCGCCGGGATTCCAGATCCCGCCGTTCACATCGGAAATCCCGAGGATCTTCACCCCGTAAGAGGCGAGGGTGAAAACCGCGTGCGAGCCGACGTTGCCGAACCCTTGGACGATGGCCGTCGCGCCCTCCACCGCCATGCCCAGCTTGTTGAGCGCGCCGGAGGCGAGGAAAGCGACGCCATGGCCCGTGGCCTGCGTGCGGCCCGCCGATCCCTGGAGCGTCAGCGGCTTTCCGGTCACGATCGCCGGGACCAGGTGGCCGACATGCGTGGAGTAGGTGTCCGTCATCCACCCCATGGTCTTCTCATTCGTCCCCATGTCCGGCGCCATCACATCCACCTCCGGCCCGATGAACGGGATCATCTCCATGGTGTAGCGCCGGGTGAGCCGCTCCAGCTCGGCCTCCGACATGGTGCGCGGATCACACGCGATGCCGCCTTTCCCGCCGCCATAGGGCAGGTCCATCAGCGCGCACTTCCAGTTCATCCACATGGCCAGCGCGGCGACCTCGCCGAGGTCCACCGCCGGATGGTAGCGCAGCCCGCCCTTCACCGGACCGCGGGTGAGGTGGTGCTGCACCCGGTGGCCGAAAAACACCTCCGTGGTCCCGTCGTCCCGCTTGATCGGCACGGTCACGGTGATGAGCCGCTTCGGCCACTTGCAGCGTTCCCTGATGTCATCCGCCAACTGCAGGAAATCCGCCACGCGGTCGAACTGTTCCGCCGCCATCGCAAACACCGGATTCTTCAGAAGATCATCCCTCATGGAGTGAATAAAGCGCGGTTCCCCGCAGTTGGCACGCGCGGAAAACCGTTCCCATCCGAATTTCAGTCCAATCTGCGGGGAAACGCTTTTTCTGTTCCGGAATCGCCCCCCAGCCCTCTAACCTCCGGGCGTGCCTATGCCCCACGCCAGTGAACCCCTGCGTACCGACGGAAAATTTTTCCGCGCGGGGAATGAGCGCGTCCCCTTGCTGGCGGTGACCTACGGCCCGTTTCCGGACGATTACCCGACCCCCGAGGATGAGGATTTCGCCCGCATCGCGGAGGCCGGGTTCAATGCCGTGCGGACCTACACGCTGCCGGGCGTGGAGCTGCTGGACGCGGCACACCGCCATGGCCTGCGGGTGTTCGCCGGGCTGGAGTGGGGCTATCCTTCGGACTTCGGGAAGCGTCCTGGCATTGTCACCCAGGCATTGGTGAAGCTGGCCAATTTCCTGCGTGACCACGGGCAACATCCCGCGCTCACCGGAGTCTATGTGGCCAACGAGATCCGCGCCGACTTGGTGCGGTGGATGGGTCCCGACTTTGTCCGCGACGTGCTGGAGCAACTGATCACAGAGGGAAGGAGGGCGGCACCCCATCTCCTTTTCGCCTACGCGAACTACCCCAGCACGGAATACCTGGAACCCGCGAACGCGGACTTCACCGCCTTCAACATCTACCTCGAGAAAGAGCAGGACTACCGCGCCTACCTGAAACGGCTCCACCACATCGCCGGCGACCGCCCGCTGGTGATCTCCGAGTTCGGCCTCGATACCCGCCGGAACAGCCCTGAAAAGCAGGCCGATGCGCTGCGCTGGGGTGCCACCATCTCCCGTGAGGAAGAGGCCGCGGGATTCACGGTCTATTCTTGGAGCGACCGCTGGGCGACCGGTGGCAGGGAGATCCTCGACTGGGACTTCGGCATGACGGACCGCGGCGGTGCGCCGAAAGAAGCGCTGCTCCGCTGGGATGCCTCCCTTTTCACAAGGACGGAGTTCGCCCCTTCACCTTTCATTTCCGTGATCATCTGCACGCGGAACGGCATCAAGCGCATCGAGTCATGCCTGGAAGCCGTCTCGCGCATGACCGGCGGCGGATTCGAAACCATCGTCGTCGATGATGGATCGGAGGACGGCACGGCGGATCTGGTGGCCACGCGCTTCCCCGGCATCCGCCTGCTGCGGCTGGAACCCGGCGGCCTGAGCGCGGCGAGGAATGCCGGTGCCGCAGCCGCCCGCGGTGAGGTGCTGGCCTT
The nucleotide sequence above comes from Akkermansiaceae bacterium. Encoded proteins:
- a CDS encoding Glu/Leu/Phe/Val dehydrogenase; this translates as MAAEQFDRVADFLQLADDIRERCKWPKRLITVTVPIKRDDGTTEVFFGHRVQHHLTRGPVKGGLRYHPAVDLGEVAALAMWMNWKCALMDLPYGGGKGGIACDPRTMSEAELERLTRRYTMEMIPFIGPEVDVMAPDMGTNEKTMGWMTDTYSTHVGHLVPAIVTGKPLTLQGSAGRTQATGHGVAFLASGALNKLGMAVEGATAIVQGFGNVGSHAVFTLASYGVKILGISDVNGGIWNPGGIDIKALRVHYDEHRTLSGFPGADAIGGEELLEQPCDILAPCALDRVITGENAPRLKCRILAEGANGPTTPDADRVIDARNDIFVIPDILCNAGGVTVSYFEWVQNLQRFQWTEREVITKLETLLHASFEKVTGFARRNGVSHRMAAQAIAIKTVADAKAARGLFP
- the ribD gene encoding bifunctional diaminohydroxyphosphoribosylaminopyrimidine deaminase/5-amino-6-(5-phosphoribosylamino)uracil reductase RibD; translation: MKSDAEWMELALAKARKGIGRTAPNPPVGSVIVKDGVLLGSGYHHAAGKPHAEREALADLFKRHGKNAARGATAYVTLEPCSTHGRTPPCTDGLIEAGISRVVYATVDRNPSHAGRADSILRDAGIEVASGVMKEEADRILLPFFKVKETGLPWIIWKTAISLDGRITRPPGEGQWLTGPEARNDVQKLRSTVDAILTTGETVRRDHPALTIRVPELLEGRTQPWRVIFTDHPSSLPQDAPLLSDGWRHRTLIRSRSGLGESLRALVRDQGVLSVMIEAGGVFSAAMIEAGFIDEAVIYYAPMLCGGPSPGLAGEGLHPSLKMKDVSFEQLGGDIRISGLVDR
- a CDS encoding glycosyltransferase, producing MPHASEPLRTDGKFFRAGNERVPLLAVTYGPFPDDYPTPEDEDFARIAEAGFNAVRTYTLPGVELLDAAHRHGLRVFAGLEWGYPSDFGKRPGIVTQALVKLANFLRDHGQHPALTGVYVANEIRADLVRWMGPDFVRDVLEQLITEGRRAAPHLLFAYANYPSTEYLEPANADFTAFNIYLEKEQDYRAYLKRLHHIAGDRPLVISEFGLDTRRNSPEKQADALRWGATISREEEAAGFTVYSWSDRWATGGREILDWDFGMTDRGGAPKEALLRWDASLFTRTEFAPSPFISVIICTRNGIKRIESCLEAVSRMTGGGFETIVVDDGSEDGTADLVATRFPGIRLLRLEPGGLSAARNAGAAAARGEVLAFTDDDCEPDIEWVARLRRVFHDGKFAAAGGPNLPPPPRDWREAVVCAAPGAPSHVMLTDDEAEHLPGCNIAVTKEAFNAVGGFDPQFRTAGDDVDFCWRLREAGYRLGFAAGAFVWHWRRPSFSAFFRQQQGYAKAERLLIAKHPGRFSKRGGARWEGFVYGGGPVRATRDSIIYHGPMGTAGYQHVMNRMLPLRGLDERHDTVVNRLVLDLVTFIQPRLRAWGRNHAIVLRSGAAEQHRAEDPSDEFGIQPKEGQDREFFLKFLVDRRWKPGGDTDEWDVEKNGTRVLLATEYRNHKPVILFRVWGPAEQLMLYMGVNRKRR